A single window of Acinetobacter wuhouensis DNA harbors:
- a CDS encoding DUF3418 domain-containing protein has translation MVRDRHRLSRLKKGKEANPEKFQELFEKSNHQVKKRFASLPTIKLNQDLPVTQYADKLIEAIQNNQIIIVAGETGSGKTTQLPQIAMLAGRGLTGMIGHTQPRRLAARSVSQRIAEEVGQKLGESISFKVRFNEQGSNDSIVRLMTDGILLAELSNDRYLNKYDTIIIDEAHERSLNIDFIMGYLKQIVKKRPDLKIIITSATLDVNRFSQYFNNAPIFEVEGRSFPVEVVYRPISELTIGGSDDDDFDDFEENLPRAVVSAVEECFHDAESKGHPEHADILIFASTEQEIRELQETLHKFGPKHTQVLPLYARLALAEQQKIFNPLGGGRRIIIATNVAETALTVPNIRYVIDSGFARISRYNYRSRVQRLPIEAVSQAAANQRKGRCGRIAPGVCIRLYSEEDFQSRPEFTEPEIKRTNLASVILQMQSLGLGAVESFDFIEPPDHRLVNDGRKLLIELGAIRDEASEKSSPLAEKNSSPFEKGGGSPLSKRGVRGDLSQGELTKIGLQMAKMPIDPRLARMILGGAHFGVLNEVLIIVAALAVQDPRERPADKQMQADQKHALFKEADSDFLFYIKLWNTLTENRENLSENKRRAFAKQHFLSWLRLREWKKTHEQLLDLAQGLKLSFNEKKANYENLHRALLTGLLSFIANKTDERNVFMAVRQQKARIFPASTLHKTNTPWVMAFEMVETSQVYLRTLAKIEPEWILLAAPNLLKHHYFEPHWAKKPGVVNAYDQISLFGLIIEPKRATNYEKVDQPAAHEIFLRDALTTGNLGTTPPFLKHNLLKLEEVERVEDKLRRRDLVVDEETIYQFYASKVPAEIASRRSFEDWRATIEPKNPRYLFVNDDDLWMNDRPTTQQFPDYLHNGQLRLAASYRFDPSHDEDGATVKIPVQALPQVDENIWSWGIPGWRSDLIEALLKALPKDKRRNLVPIPDTAKKLMKAVDAQHLNAHIFDFLAFQLRGEQISAKDFSFERIEEYLIPLIKVIDEKGKLIEKGRDLSELKARCRTETHSPVKQLKGEFKTFPDKFVFEASQKVTGVVVKQYQALVVTKDFAKLDAKDESGIVIQTFNDQNEAIKQHREGVIRLIHMQLGDLIRQLKKQISKPLALAYSPLGDKAKLEQMLVYATLQMSITDLPINAEEFDKLVIDVKQKFLSHGQDALRLISEIYIQWQEIRQKLLMVDQNVFAKNIDDMEDQLDLMNLSDFVYSKSSDVWQEYPRYLKALILRLERLPNNLNRDDDAIAQIDPWMDKLFKFKNDDRLKELYFMVEELRISIFSQPMKTKMPISPTRLQKVWEKLGIS, from the coding sequence ATGGTTCGGGATCGTCATCGTTTAAGTCGGCTGAAAAAAGGCAAAGAGGCGAATCCTGAAAAATTTCAAGAATTATTCGAAAAATCCAATCATCAGGTCAAAAAGCGTTTTGCAAGTTTACCCACCATTAAACTGAATCAAGACCTGCCTGTAACCCAATATGCAGATAAATTGATTGAAGCGATTCAAAACAATCAAATTATTATTGTGGCAGGGGAAACGGGTTCGGGTAAAACCACACAGCTTCCACAGATTGCGATGCTTGCAGGGCGTGGTTTAACAGGTATGATTGGTCATACCCAACCGCGTCGTTTAGCGGCTCGTAGCGTATCGCAACGTATTGCAGAAGAAGTGGGACAAAAGCTCGGGGAATCCATTTCCTTTAAAGTTCGTTTTAATGAGCAAGGTTCAAATGATTCAATCGTCCGTTTAATGACGGATGGTATTCTGCTTGCAGAGCTATCCAATGATCGTTATTTAAATAAATATGACACTATTATTATAGATGAAGCGCATGAACGTTCACTGAATATCGACTTCATCATGGGCTATCTCAAACAAATCGTTAAAAAGCGTCCTGATTTAAAAATTATCATTACTTCTGCAACGTTGGATGTAAATCGTTTCAGTCAATATTTTAATAATGCACCAATTTTTGAAGTGGAAGGACGTAGCTTCCCTGTAGAAGTGGTCTATCGCCCAATTTCAGAATTGACGATTGGGGGGAGTGATGATGACGATTTCGATGATTTTGAAGAGAATTTACCTCGTGCAGTGGTATCGGCAGTAGAAGAATGTTTCCATGATGCGGAAAGCAAGGGGCATCCTGAACATGCGGATATTTTGATTTTCGCAAGCACCGAACAAGAAATTCGAGAATTACAGGAAACTTTACATAAATTTGGTCCAAAGCATACTCAAGTTTTACCACTGTATGCACGTTTAGCACTTGCTGAACAGCAGAAAATCTTTAATCCATTGGGTGGTGGACGACGCATTATTATTGCCACTAACGTAGCGGAAACAGCTTTAACTGTACCGAATATTCGTTATGTGATTGATAGCGGTTTTGCACGTATTTCACGTTATAACTACCGTTCTCGTGTACAGCGTTTACCGATTGAAGCGGTATCGCAAGCAGCAGCCAATCAGCGTAAAGGACGTTGTGGTCGTATTGCACCGGGCGTGTGTATTCGTTTGTATTCTGAGGAAGATTTCCAAAGTCGTCCTGAATTTACTGAACCTGAAATTAAACGTACTAACTTGGCGTCAGTTATTCTGCAAATGCAAAGTTTAGGTTTAGGCGCTGTTGAATCTTTTGATTTTATTGAGCCACCTGATCATCGTTTGGTGAATGATGGTCGTAAGTTGCTGATTGAGTTGGGGGCGATTCGGGATGAAGCCTCAGAGAAAAGCTCCCCTCTTGCGGAGAAAAACTCCTCACCCTTTGAAAAAGGGGGAGGTTCCCCTCTTTCTAAAAGAGGGGTTAGGGGAGATTTATCACAAGGCGAACTCACCAAAATCGGTCTACAAATGGCGAAAATGCCGATTGACCCACGCCTTGCTCGTATGATTTTAGGCGGTGCGCATTTTGGTGTGTTGAATGAAGTCCTGATTATTGTCGCGGCACTTGCGGTACAAGATCCGCGTGAACGTCCTGCCGATAAACAAATGCAAGCGGATCAAAAGCATGCGTTGTTTAAAGAAGCGGATTCAGACTTTTTGTTCTATATCAAACTGTGGAATACACTGACTGAGAACCGTGAAAATTTAAGTGAAAATAAACGCCGTGCATTTGCAAAACAGCATTTCTTAAGTTGGTTACGTCTACGTGAATGGAAGAAGACCCATGAGCAATTGCTTGATTTAGCACAAGGTTTAAAGTTGTCTTTCAATGAAAAGAAAGCCAATTATGAAAATCTGCATCGTGCTTTATTGACAGGTTTATTGTCTTTTATTGCCAATAAAACCGATGAACGCAATGTATTTATGGCAGTGCGTCAGCAAAAAGCCCGAATTTTCCCTGCATCGACTTTGCATAAAACCAATACGCCGTGGGTGATGGCATTTGAAATGGTGGAAACTTCGCAAGTGTATTTGCGAACTTTGGCGAAAATTGAACCTGAATGGATTTTATTAGCTGCTCCAAATTTATTAAAACATCATTATTTTGAACCGCATTGGGCGAAAAAGCCGGGTGTGGTCAATGCTTATGATCAGATTTCATTATTCGGATTAATTATTGAGCCGAAACGTGCGACCAATTATGAAAAGGTCGATCAGCCTGCTGCACATGAAATTTTCTTACGTGATGCACTGACCACAGGCAACTTGGGAACAACGCCACCATTTTTAAAGCATAATTTGTTAAAACTTGAAGAAGTTGAACGCGTTGAGGATAAATTGCGTCGTCGTGATTTGGTGGTGGATGAAGAAACCATTTACCAATTCTATGCTTCGAAAGTGCCTGCGGAAATCGCAAGTCGTCGTAGTTTTGAAGATTGGCGTGCGACCATTGAGCCGAAAAATCCACGTTATTTGTTCGTAAATGATGATGATTTGTGGATGAATGATCGTCCGACTACACAGCAATTTCCTGACTATTTGCATAATGGTCAATTGCGTTTGGCTGCAAGTTATCGTTTTGATCCAAGTCATGATGAAGATGGTGCAACGGTTAAAATTCCTGTGCAAGCTTTGCCACAAGTGGATGAAAATATTTGGTCGTGGGGGATTCCGGGTTGGCGTTCAGATTTGATCGAAGCTTTACTCAAAGCTTTGCCAAAAGATAAGCGTCGTAATCTTGTACCGATTCCTGATACTGCTAAAAAGTTGATGAAAGCGGTTGATGCACAACATTTAAATGCGCACATTTTCGATTTCCTTGCATTTCAGTTGCGTGGCGAACAAATTTCTGCCAAAGATTTCTCTTTTGAACGCATTGAAGAATATTTGATTCCATTGATCAAAGTGATTGATGAAAAAGGTAAGTTGATTGAAAAAGGGCGTGATTTAAGCGAGTTAAAAGCCCGTTGTCGCACAGAAACGCATAGCCCTGTGAAACAATTGAAAGGCGAATTTAAAACATTCCCTGATAAGTTCGTTTTTGAAGCTTCACAAAAAGTCACAGGCGTGGTGGTTAAACAATACCAAGCACTTGTTGTCACCAAGGACTTTGCTAAGCTCGATGCCAAAGATGAATCAGGTATTGTGATTCAGACTTTTAATGATCAAAATGAAGCCATTAAACAGCATCGTGAAGGTGTGATTCGTTTGATTCACATGCAACTTGGTGATTTGATTCGTCAGTTGAAAAAGCAAATTTCCAAACCTTTGGCTTTGGCGTATTCGCCATTGGGTGATAAGGCAAAATTGGAACAGATGTTGGTCTATGCCACCTTACAAATGTCGATTACAGATTTACCGATTAATGCAGAAGAATTTGACAAATTAGTCATCGACGTCAAGCAAAAATTCCTGTCTCATGGTCAGGATGCATTGCGTCTGATTAGTGAAATTTATATTCAATGGCAAGAGATCCGCCAAAAATTACTGATGGTCGATCAAAATGTCTTTGCCAAGAATATCGATGACATGGAAGATCAATTGGATTTGATGAATTTATCTGACTTTGTCTATAGCAAATCTTCCGATGTATGGCAGGAATATCCACGTTATTTGAAAGCTTTAATCTTGCGTTTGGAGCGTTTGCCCAATAATCTGAATCGAGATGATGATGCAATTGCACAGATTGATCCGTGGATGGATAAACTGTTTAAGTTTAAAAATGATGATCGTTTGAAAGAGCTGTATTTTATGGTTGAAGAATTACGCATTTCGATCTTCTCTCAACCGATGAAAACCAAGATGCCGATTTCGCCAACCCGACTGCAAAAAGTTTGGGAAAAGCTCGGAATCAGTTAG
- a CDS encoding lysophospholipid acyltransferase family protein produces MRKTELKIQHNSKIIKMISALQRYYFRPTFLGAENLNPQKPAMYVGNHTIYGVLDSPILIDYLFNEHKIAVVSLADHIHFHLPIWKEVVKRVGGVDGIQEYAKEAMRQGYSILVFPGGGREVIKRKGEAYQLIWKQRFGFLKLAQEFGYDIAPFVALGGDEVFELGFDANVLLKQKWFNKLLSNKKIGSFLRQGEVIPSIPTHIIPKRIPFYFKFMPRLAIDQIETMEELIAFRDDLQQLIYTEIDNLKQVRDSDIEQK; encoded by the coding sequence ATGAGAAAAACAGAATTAAAAATTCAGCACAATTCAAAAATTATAAAAATGATCAGTGCTTTACAACGCTATTATTTCCGACCGACTTTTCTCGGTGCTGAAAATCTCAACCCTCAAAAACCTGCCATGTATGTCGGTAATCATACCATTTATGGTGTGTTGGATTCTCCGATTCTGATCGATTACCTATTCAATGAACATAAAATTGCAGTGGTGAGTTTGGCGGATCACATCCATTTTCATCTCCCGATTTGGAAAGAAGTGGTCAAGCGAGTCGGTGGTGTCGATGGCATTCAAGAATATGCCAAAGAAGCCATGCGACAAGGCTATTCCATCCTTGTTTTTCCGGGTGGTGGGCGTGAGGTAATTAAACGTAAAGGTGAAGCATATCAATTGATTTGGAAACAGCGTTTTGGCTTTCTGAAATTAGCGCAAGAATTTGGTTATGACATTGCACCCTTTGTTGCTTTGGGTGGAGATGAAGTTTTTGAGTTGGGTTTTGATGCCAATGTTTTACTCAAACAAAAATGGTTTAACAAATTATTGTCCAATAAAAAAATTGGTTCTTTTCTACGTCAGGGTGAAGTCATTCCTTCGATTCCAACGCATATTATCCCGAAAAGAATTCCGTTTTATTTTAAATTTATGCCCCGTTTAGCCATTGATCAGATTGAAACGATGGAAGAGTTGATTGCATTTAGAGATGATTTACAACAGTTAATTTACACGGAAATAGACAATTTAAAACAGGTTCGAGACAGTGATATAGAACAAAAATAA
- a CDS encoding beta-ketoacyl-ACP synthase III: MGIRITGTGLYHPEEVITNEELVESLNAYVEQFNSVNAEKIEAGEVAARRGSSAEFIEKASGVKRRYVIEKSGVLDINRLRPRLEERTDEELSIQAEWGVIAAKQAMENAGVTAEDIDVVILACSNLQRAYPAVAVEIQTALGIQGYAYDMNVACSAATFGLKQAYDAVKTGARRVLLVNVEITSGHTDYRSRDCHFIFGDVATASIIEETDSKSGFEIVDTHLFTQFSNNIRNNFGFLNGSELTSRDDKQFRQDGRKVFKEVCPLVAKIISTQLEKNSIQPENVKRFWLHQANANMNELILKLIVGKEVAEADPDLVPIILDEFANTSSAGVIIALHRTADQVSDGEYGVLCSFGAGYSVGSILVQKHVV, encoded by the coding sequence ATGGGCATCCGTATTACAGGTACAGGTCTCTATCATCCTGAAGAAGTGATTACCAATGAAGAATTGGTCGAAAGTTTAAATGCTTATGTGGAACAATTTAACAGCGTAAATGCTGAGAAAATTGAAGCGGGTGAAGTTGCAGCTCGTCGTGGTTCAAGTGCAGAATTTATTGAAAAAGCTTCAGGTGTAAAACGTCGTTATGTGATTGAAAAATCAGGTGTACTGGATATTAATCGTTTACGTCCACGCCTTGAAGAACGTACTGATGAAGAATTATCAATTCAAGCTGAATGGGGCGTGATTGCAGCAAAACAAGCGATGGAAAATGCAGGCGTAACTGCTGAAGACATCGACGTGGTGATTTTGGCATGTTCAAACCTACAACGTGCATATCCTGCGGTTGCGGTTGAAATTCAAACTGCGTTAGGCATTCAAGGTTATGCTTATGACATGAATGTGGCGTGTTCTGCTGCTACATTTGGCTTAAAGCAAGCGTATGATGCGGTAAAAACAGGCGCGCGCCGTGTATTGCTTGTAAATGTGGAAATTACGTCAGGTCATACGGACTATCGTTCACGTGATTGTCACTTTATTTTTGGTGATGTAGCGACAGCGTCAATCATTGAAGAGACAGACAGCAAATCAGGTTTTGAAATTGTAGATACGCATTTATTCACACAATTTTCAAACAATATCCGTAACAACTTCGGTTTCTTGAATGGTTCTGAATTGACTTCTCGTGATGATAAACAATTCCGCCAAGATGGTCGTAAAGTGTTTAAAGAAGTATGCCCATTGGTGGCAAAAATCATTTCGACACAGTTGGAAAAGAACAGCATTCAACCTGAAAATGTGAAGCGTTTTTGGTTACACCAAGCCAATGCCAATATGAATGAATTGATTCTTAAATTGATCGTGGGTAAAGAAGTTGCTGAAGCTGATCCTGATCTTGTGCCGATCATTTTGGATGAGTTTGCCAATACTTCTTCTGCGGGTGTGATCATTGCATTGCATCGTACTGCGGATCAGGTGAGTGATGGTGAATATGGCGTGCTGTGTTCATTTGGTGCAGGGTATTCGGTTGGTTCGATTCTTGTACAGAAGCATGTGGTTTAA
- the blp2 gene encoding Ig-like repeat protein Blp2, translating to MTRIVVVAKENKILLQDTQSREISLDQPAIIQVGVTKQDVKSLTKSGNNLIITLKNGEQIVLENFFTVDTAKAHSLTFPESNGSFVVANFDANGKFVNYSGLQKLDALLYEGADTVPTQQIQAYESSATATSTAESESDFSFSNLLSSSAVKAGLGIAAAVGLGLALIDGDSSTKTSSDITAPKAPTATLSEDGKTIRGTGEAGTTITVIDKDKKVVATTTVDKDGNYSVELPEALLNNNVYSVVSKDKAGNSSSTNVTGTKDTIAPDEPQAQLNDLGNVVSGKSEPNATVNVYDPDGTLIGTAKVRADGEFIVSLKPALTAGQIGTVEVVDPSGNKSPKHNIELGKDTIAPDQPKLEVSSDGASVKGTAENGAKVIIQDATGTVIGTGVVDENGQFVVTVSPALSSTTAGKIVIEDAAGNQSEALEIKVGTDTFAPEQPVAKVNPEGTVITGTAEPNSKITVNDSNKKVLGTATTDANGNYTVTLSTVLTEDTSATVSATDAAGNESKIITVTGTKDVSADPPKFTKIDDDVGDTKGDIKNNTSTDDKRPVITGTGEAGATVIIYDNGKALGSVIVDTDGKWSFSFESDLSVGSHSITAVQTDKSGNTSLASDARTFTVVETAVETNSVNGASLNHDLSDTIANSTAIGISSSPVTEPSSIAQVLGNVDDNTNVVHSSSTVDVDVNDLISVNTFDSVTSPIDQVIANSIPQSAQDQSSDNPRQLTTTNSDTVLGLPIIQSDTIADLLNPQVITF from the coding sequence ATGACAAGAATCGTTGTTGTAGCAAAAGAGAATAAAATATTATTACAAGACACACAGTCAAGGGAAATAAGTCTAGACCAGCCCGCTATTATTCAAGTCGGCGTAACTAAGCAAGATGTCAAAAGTTTAACTAAATCTGGTAATAACCTAATCATTACTTTAAAAAATGGTGAACAGATTGTCTTAGAAAATTTCTTTACTGTGGATACGGCTAAAGCACATTCTTTAACATTTCCTGAATCAAATGGAAGTTTTGTCGTGGCGAATTTTGATGCCAATGGCAAGTTTGTGAATTATTCAGGTTTACAAAAGTTAGATGCCTTATTGTATGAAGGGGCAGATACGGTTCCTACACAACAAATTCAAGCTTATGAGTCATCAGCAACAGCGACTTCAACAGCTGAATCAGAGTCAGATTTTTCTTTTTCTAACTTACTTTCTTCAAGCGCAGTGAAAGCGGGACTAGGGATAGCAGCAGCTGTTGGTCTAGGTTTGGCTTTGATAGATGGTGATAGTAGTACAAAAACTTCAAGTGATATTACTGCACCTAAAGCGCCAACAGCTACTTTAAGTGAAGATGGTAAAACGATTAGAGGTACAGGTGAAGCAGGAACGACAATTACTGTTATTGATAAAGATAAAAAAGTGGTTGCAACGACGACTGTAGATAAAGATGGTAATTACTCAGTCGAATTGCCTGAGGCACTGTTAAATAACAATGTTTATTCAGTAGTTTCTAAAGATAAAGCAGGAAATTCATCAAGTACTAATGTAACTGGTACGAAAGATACGATTGCACCTGATGAACCTCAAGCACAGCTAAACGATCTTGGTAATGTGGTTTCAGGCAAATCTGAGCCAAATGCAACGGTTAATGTTTATGATCCTGATGGAACGTTGATTGGGACTGCGAAAGTCCGTGCAGATGGTGAGTTTATAGTCTCTCTCAAACCTGCATTAACTGCAGGGCAAATAGGCACTGTGGAAGTTGTTGATCCATCAGGCAATAAATCTCCTAAACACAATATTGAATTAGGCAAAGATACGATTGCGCCTGATCAGCCAAAGTTGGAAGTGAGTAGTGATGGTGCAAGTGTTAAAGGTACAGCTGAAAATGGCGCTAAAGTCATTATTCAGGACGCTACAGGGACGGTGATCGGTACAGGAGTTGTCGATGAAAATGGTCAATTTGTAGTAACAGTATCACCTGCACTAAGTTCTACAACTGCGGGTAAAATCGTGATCGAAGATGCTGCTGGCAATCAGTCTGAGGCTTTAGAAATAAAAGTTGGAACTGATACATTTGCCCCAGAGCAACCTGTTGCAAAAGTTAATCCTGAAGGGACGGTCATTACTGGAACAGCAGAACCCAATAGTAAAATTACAGTTAATGATAGTAATAAGAAGGTGTTAGGCACTGCGACAACCGATGCCAATGGAAATTATACGGTCACTTTGTCGACAGTTTTGACGGAAGATACGTCTGCAACTGTTTCTGCAACTGATGCTGCAGGAAATGAGTCAAAAATCATTACTGTGACTGGAACTAAAGATGTAAGTGCTGATCCACCAAAGTTCACAAAAATTGATGATGATGTTGGCGATACCAAAGGAGATATTAAAAATAATACTTCGACTGATGATAAACGCCCAGTAATTACGGGCACAGGCGAAGCGGGTGCAACTGTAATTATTTATGATAATGGAAAGGCACTAGGTAGTGTGATTGTGGATACTGATGGTAAGTGGTCATTTAGTTTTGAAAGCGACCTCAGTGTAGGAAGTCATAGTATTACAGCAGTTCAGACAGACAAATCAGGCAATACCAGTTTAGCCAGTGATGCTCGAACTTTTACTGTTGTAGAAACAGCAGTTGAAACAAATTCAGTAAATGGTGCTTCTTTAAATCATGATCTTAGTGATACTATTGCTAACAGTACAGCGATTGGTATATCTTCGTCTCCTGTAACTGAACCAAGTAGTATTGCTCAGGTACTCGGAAATGTAGACGACAATACAAATGTTGTACATTCGTCAAGTACAGTAGACGTCGATGTGAATGATTTGATCTCGGTAAACACGTTTGATTCAGTAACAAGTCCGATTGATCAGGTGATCGCCAATTCAATTCCGCAATCGGCTCAAGATCAAAGTTCGGATAATCCACGTCAGTTGACAACTACAAATAGTGATACAGTTCTTGGGCTTCCTATTATACAGTCAGATACAATAGCTGATTTATTGAACCCTCAAGTGATCACATTCTAA
- a CDS encoding GFA family protein, with the protein MYTASCLCGGIQLKINTEIPQVFVCHCQQCQKAQGSAFVAIAPIETKNVEIVKGQELCSEYYATTNKKRVFCKSCGSPLFSARLDLPDLIRLRVGIINEPLKAEIASHAFTDDKAAWFEILDDHVKFKEAICE; encoded by the coding sequence ATGTACACAGCATCCTGCCTTTGTGGGGGTATTCAACTGAAAATTAATACCGAAATTCCACAAGTATTTGTCTGTCATTGTCAGCAATGCCAAAAAGCCCAAGGTTCAGCCTTTGTCGCAATTGCACCGATTGAAACGAAGAATGTGGAAATCGTTAAAGGGCAAGAATTATGCTCAGAATATTATGCAACAACCAATAAAAAGCGAGTGTTTTGTAAAAGTTGTGGTTCACCTTTGTTTAGTGCACGTTTGGATTTACCTGATTTGATTCGTTTAAGAGTGGGGATTATCAATGAACCCTTAAAGGCTGAGATTGCATCACATGCATTTACTGACGATAAAGCTGCTTGGTTTGAAATCTTGGATGATCATGTGAAATTTAAAGAAGCAATTTGTGAATGA